In Nitrospiria bacterium, the genomic stretch GGGGCCCTTGACCCAACCAGCGGCTTTAAGGTTGAATTTGGGGACAGAGGTATCGCGCAGGCTATTTCAGATGCTAAGGACCGCTATCAAGTGGATTATGTATTTGATGTTCGTATCGATTTAAACATTGTGACCTATTTAATCTTATATAATAAAATTACCACAGTTATTCACGCCAAAGGTATTCGCCTCCAACCAGACCGACCGGGGGAAAAAAAACCATAACCTACCGAAGGACACCACAAACACCGAGGAAATTGGAAAGAAACTGATATTTACCACCAAAAAGTTTCCGAAAACTGGAAATCCCGAGGGTTCAGTTTCGGGATATTTACCGATTCTCCGGGGCAGGTCTGGTCCGATTTCATTCACCAAAACGATGAACTTTTAATTCTGGCGGATGGGGAGTTGGAATTGGAAATGCGGGGAAAAAGGATCCACTGTGAAATCGGAGAGGAAATCGTCATTCCCGCCGGAACATCCCATACGGTAAAAAACATAGGAAAAACGACCAATCGGTGGTTTTTTGGTTACAAAAGGTAACACCACACACTTAAAAAACCCTGAACCGGTTATGAGACTCGATTGACGATATCTTCCACTACCTTATCTCTATTCTTTATTTGAACTTCAAAAATCAAACAATTTGGATGATTCTTAATTCTTTGGATCATCCCTCCTCCTTTTTTGGCAATGGTGGCCAGAATGTTTTTTTGGGATTCAAATAAAGAAACAATCAGAGCATTAAATTTTGCTGACAGGCATTCCATCTTCCCAATCTCATCAATGATCA encodes the following:
- a CDS encoding cupin domain-containing protein — protein: MFTDSPGQVWSDFIHQNDELLILADGELELEMRGKRIHCEIGEEIVIPAGTSHTVKNIGKTTNRWFFGYKR